The following are encoded together in the Salvia hispanica cultivar TCC Black 2014 chromosome 6, UniMelb_Shisp_WGS_1.0, whole genome shotgun sequence genome:
- the LOC125194036 gene encoding auxin-induced protein PCNT115-like: MGVNVPRIKLGSQGLEVSKQGLGCMGMSSGYGQRKPDDEMIQLIHHAINSGVTFLDTSDAYGPHTNEILIGKALKGGLRGKVQIATKFGITHKDGKMDIHGEPEYVRASCEASLKRLDIDCIDLYYVHRIDTRVPIEVTMGELKKLVEEGKIKYVGLSEASVSTIRRAHAVHPITAIQNEWSLWSRDLEEELVPTCRELGIGIVPYSPLGRGFFSLGPKLIQNLPEGDFRKLFPRFSAENLETNKVVYEKISEIATSKGCTPSQLALAWVHHQGDDVCPIPGTTKIDNINENIGALSVKLTPEEMTALSALADMVKGERHVFMENTWMHSDTPPLSSWKVDT, encoded by the exons ATGGGGGTGAATGTGCCGAGAATCAAGCTGGGGTCGCAGGGGCTCGAGGTCTCCAAACAAGGCCTCGGCTGCATGGGCATGTCATCCGGCTATGGCCAGCGGAAGCCCGACGACGAGATGATCCAACTCATCCACCACGCCATCAACTCCGGCGTCACTTTTCTCGACACCTCCGACGCCTACGGTCCCCACACCAACGAAATTCTTATTGGAAAG GCTTTGAAAGGGGGGCTGAGGGGGAAAGTGCAAATTGCTACTAAGTTTGGGATAACACACAAGGATGGGAAAATGGATATACATGGTGAGCCAGAATATGTGAGGGCTTCGTGTGAGGCGAGCTTGAAGCGTCTTGATATTGACTGTATTGATCTCTATTATGTTCATAGAATCGACACTCGTGTGCCCATTGAAGTCACG ATGGGAGAGCTTAAGAAACTGGTTGAAGAAgggaagataaaatatgttGGGCTCTCAGAGGCTTCTGTTTCGACAATCAGAAGGGCTCACGCTGTACACCCAATTACTGCGATCCAGAACGAATGGTCACTATGGTCGAGAGATTTGGAAGAAGAATTAGTTCCTACTTGCAG GGAACTTGGCATTGGAATTGTCCCATACAGTCCACTTGGGCGTGGCTTCTTTTCACTTGGTCCCAAGTTGATACAGAACTTGCCGGAGGGCGACTTCCGTAAG CTCTTTCCAAGGTTCAGTGCTGAAAATCTTGAAACCAACAAGGTGGTGTATGAGAAGATCAGTGAAATAGCTACGAGTAAAGGCTGCACCCCGTCTCAACTGGCGTTAGCTTGGGTTCATCACCAAGGAGATGATGTGTGCCCTATACCGGGCACCACCAAGATCGACAACATCAATGAGAATATTGGAGCCCTCTCGGTGAAACTAACCCCGGAAGAGATGACTGCGCTCTCGGCTTTGGCTGACATGGTTAAGGGGGAGAGGCATGTGTTCATGGAGAATACATGGATGCATTCCGACACTCCACCGTTGTCATCTTGGAAAGTCGATACCTGA
- the LOC125194476 gene encoding DNA topoisomerase 3-beta — protein MFSGFHILDLRAHIVRHLNQEARGCGHLVLWLDCDREGENICFEVIESTGFQSKDGKKIYRARFSSVTEKDILNAMSNLVEPNKNEALAVDARQEIDLKVGVAFTRFQTSYFNGKYGNLDSRVISYGPCQTPTLGFCVQRHLDISTFKPEKFWALHPYILHQGYELKLQWERHRLFDSDTTHMFQNIVKEDGMLKVVRISEKQESKSRPSGLNTVKLLKIASSAMGLGPQLAMQLAERLYTQGYISYPRTESTAYPSSFDYKGTLGALARNPEFGNYVQLLLSDGYHKPRSGTDVGDHPPITPMCSATEDMLGHDSWKLYQYICQHFLGTLSPECKYIKRTVEFESGGESFHCVGQHVTAKGFTSIMPWLAVSEKNIPQFTEGKKIDIARIEVEEGSTQPPDYLTESEVISLMEKNGIGTDASIPVHINNICERNYVQVQAGRRLVPTVLGISLIRGYQCIDPDLCLPDIRSFIEHQIGLVAKGQADHSLVVQHVIEQFRRKFTYFVKQIEDMDALFEAEFSPLSDTGRVLSKCGKCLRYMKLISSQPSRLYCGTCEEIYYTPQKGTVKLYKELTCPLDNFELLIFSLPGPEGKSFPFCPYCYNSPPFEGIGNLYGAAKTAGAVTLGKGAGMPCFQCPHPTCPHSMISQGVCACPECDGTLVLDPVSAPKWRLYCNMCNCLVSLPEGAHKISTTKDHCPNCDSTILEVDFNKKTTPLKDGGTLHVGCILCDELLHSLVEMKHGRSFFRGRGRGRGRGRRGRGNRKQQDPKMSFRDF, from the exons ATGTTTTCAGGTTTCCATATCCTTGACTTGCGA GCTCATATTGTTAGGCATTTGAACCAAGAAGCTCGTGGTTGTGGGCACTTGGTACTGTGGCTTGATTGTGACCGTGAGGGAGAAAATATATGCTTTGAAG taATTGAGTCCACTGGTTTCCAGTCAAAGGATGGAAAAAAGATTTATCGTGCTCGATTTTCATCTGTAACCGAGAAGGATATTTTGAATGCCATGAGTAACCTTGTTGAACCTAACAAAAATGAGGCACTGGCTGTGGATGCACGGCAAGAGATAGATCTCAAAGTTGGAGTTGCCTTCACACGGTTTCAAACGAGCTATTTCAATGGGAAATATGGAAACCTTGATTCACGAGTTATTTC TTATGGGCCGTGTCAAACTCCAACTCTAGGCTTTTGTGTGCAACGACACCTAGACATTTCCACTTTTAAGCCAGAAAAGTTTTGGGCATTGCATCCATATATATTACACCAAGGGTATGAACTCAAATTACAATGGGAGCGCCATAGACTATTTGATTCGGAT ACAACTCATATGTTCCAAAACATAGTAAAAGAGGATGGAATGCTGAAAGTTGTTCGTATATCAGAAAAACAGGAGTCAAAAAGTCGCCCTTCTGGTCTCAACACAGTAAAACTTCTGAAG ATAGCTTCAAGTGCTATGGGCCTGGGTCCGCAGCTGGCTATGCAATTGGCTGAGCGTTTATATACCCAAGGTTACATCAG CTATCCCCGAACAGAGAGCACTGCGTACCCATCTTCCTTTGATTACAAAGGTACTCTTGGAGCACTAGCCAGGAATCCAGAATTTGGTAATTATGTGCAGTTGCTTCTGTCTGATGGCTATCACAAGCCGCGATCTGGAACTGATGTAGGCGATCATCCTCCAATAACTCCAATGTGCTCAGCTACAGAGGATATGCTAGGGCATGATTCATGGAAACTCTATCAGTATATTTGTCAACATTTTCTGGGAACTCTTTCTCCTGAATGCAAGTATATCAAGAGAACGGTTGAATTTGAATCTGGTGGAGAATCATTCCATTGTGTTGGGCAGCATGTAACAGCCAAAGGATTCACATCCATTATGCCATGGCTGGCAGTTAGTGAGAAAAACATACCCCAGTTTActgaagggaaaaaaattgacataGCTCGAATTGAAGTAGAAGAG GGGAGTACACAGCCTCCAGATTACCTTACTGAAAGTGAAGTTATCTCTTTGATGGAAAAGAATGGAATAGGAACAGATGCATCCATTCCTGTACACATTAACAACATATGTGAACGGAATTATGTACAG GTACAAGCTGGAAGGAGATTGGTTCCTACTGTTTTGGGTATCAGCTTAATAAGAGGCTACCAGTGCATAGACCCAGATCTCTGTTTGCCTGATATCCGGAGTTTTATTGAGCATCAAATTGGCCTTGTTGCTAAAGGTCAAGCAGACCATTCTTTAGTCGTGCAGCATGTGATAGAGCAGTTCCGAAGGAAGTTTACCTACTTTGTCAAGCAG ATTGAAGACATGGATGCATTATTTGAAGCTGAATTTTCTCCACTCTCAGACACTGGACGCGTGCTTAGCAAATGTGGCAAATGTTTGCGGTACATGAAGCTCATTTCTTCCCAGCCATCACGTTTATATTGTGGGACGTGTGAAGAAATTTATTACACCCCTCAGAAGGGTACAGTCAAG CTGTACAAGGAACTCACCTGCCCTTTGGATAACTTTGAGCTTTTGATCTTCTCATTGCCTGGTCCAGAGGGAAAATCCTTTCCGTTCTGCCCGTACTGTTACAACAGCCCTCCATTTGAAGGGATCGGTAATTTATATGGTGCGGCTAAGACTGCTGGTGCTGTGACATTGGGCAAAGGAGCCGGCATGCCATGTTTCCAATGCCCACATCCTACATGCCCGCACTCTATGATATCCCAAGGTGTTTGTGCTTGTCCCGAGTGCGATGGTACACTAGTGCTCGATCCAGTCAGTGCTCCCAAATGGAGGCTCTACTGCAATATGTGCAACTGTCTCGTTTCCCTTCCTGAAGGCGCTCATAAGATCTCGACAACCAAGGATCATTGCCCTAATTGTGACTCCACCATCTTAGAGGTGGATTTCAACAAGAAGACCACCCCTTTGAAGGATGGAGGCACACTGCATGTTGGGTGCATTCTGTGCGATGAACTGTTGCATTCACTCGTAGAGATGAAGCACGGGAGGTCGTTTTTCAGAGGCAGGGGAAGAGGCCGGGGAAGAGGACGGAGAGGAAGGGGCAACAGGAAACAGCAAGATCCGAAAATGAGTTTCCGTGATTTCTGA